A portion of the Glycine max cultivar Williams 82 chromosome 10, Glycine_max_v4.0, whole genome shotgun sequence genome contains these proteins:
- the LOC100812693 gene encoding APO protein 3, mitochondrial, with protein sequence MLPRHVQTIGSLLERVMQVHVAQLRGINTHFCLWYSSVSTCNELPRKLNKYERKPPVTSFNELKRQARLERKERQKVHENKLQPPENGLLVEHLIPIAHEVYAARCELISTVSRLVNYIAIYTCSLCGEVHVGHPPHQIRTCDVRGSPSSKEHSWVKGGVEHVLPLVESFHLYDRIGRAVSHNEMLEVDRIPAIVELCIQAGFDIPEYPTRRRSFPVYCVAGRIIDFEKRFPKEISLGEDIEAHGFWFKKKRVDVNTNSMAMQSDDIQAIAVRGMKAWEKMHGGASKLMEKYAVQTCGYCPEVQVGPKGHRGRNCQAFKHQMRDGQHAWQEARIDDLAPPVYVFHIRDDQPRKPLVNELKKYYGMLPAVVELFAQAGAPVDKSYACMMREDVVIPQMDEEKWVV encoded by the exons ATGCTGCCAAGACATGTTCAAACTATTGGTAGTCTCCTTGAGAGAGTTATGCAAGTTCATGTTGCGCAGCTCAGAGGAATAAATACACATTTCTGTCTTTGGTACTCTTCTGTGTCGACTTGTAATGAGCTGCCAAGAAAGCTCAACAAGTATGAGAGGAAACCACCGGTGACAAGTTTTAATGAACTTAAGCGTCAAGCCAGACTGGAGAGAAAGGAGAGGCAAAAGGTGCATGAGAATAAATTACAACCTCCCGAAAATGGCTTATTGGTGGAGCATTTAATTCCTATTGCTCATGAAGTTTATGCTGCCAGATGTGAACTAATATCTACTGTTTCAAGACTTGTCAACTACATTGCTATTTATACATGCAG CTTATGTGGAGAAGTTCATGTTGGTCATCCACCACATCAAATTAGAACATGCGATGTTAGAGGAAGCCCATCAAGCAAAGAACATAGTTGGGTCAAAGGTGGTGTTGAACATGTTCTGCCACTTGTAGAGTCATTTCATCTGTATGATAGAATAGGGAGGGCTGTTTCACATAATGAAATGCTTGAAGTAGACCGAATTCCAGCAATTGTTGAATTGTGTATTCAGGCAGGTTTTGACATACCTGAGTACCCTACCAGGAGAAGGTCCTTCCCTGTTTACTGTGTTGCTGGTAGGATTATTGATTTTGAGAAAAGATTTCCTAAAGAAATTTCTCTTGGTGAAGATATAGAAGCACATGGGTTttggtttaagaaaaaaagagtggatgTAAACACAAATTCTATGGCAATGCAATCTGATGATATCCAAG CTATTGCTGTTCGAGGCATGAAAGCCTGGGAAAAAATGCATGGAGGAGCTTCAAAACTTATGGAGAAGTATGCTGTCCAAACTTGTGGATATTGTCCAGAGGTACAAGTGGGACCCAAAGGTCATAGAGGACGAAATTGTCAAGCTTTCAAACACCAGATGAGGGATGGACAACATGCATGGCAGGAGGCAAGAATTGATGATTTGGCACCTCCAGTATATGTCTTTCACATTCGAGATGATCAACCTAGGAAACCTCTGGTAAATGAGTTGAAAAAGTACTATGGTATGCTACCTGCAGTGGTTGAGCTATTTGCCCAAGCTGGGGCTCCAGTTGATAAGAGTTATGCTTGTATGATGAGGGAAGATGTTGTAATCCCTCAAATGGATGAGGAAAAGTGGGTTGTTTAA